The Legionella sp. PATHC032 genome has a window encoding:
- the pgl gene encoding 6-phosphogluconolactonase: MQFHSFMDAKQLIHGMVEKLRIILSDAIKQRGQAFLVVSGGKTPVDLFKELAVADLPWEQVAITLADERCVNLFDSQRNERLVREFLLQHNAKKAKFISLFDEKEDPLSHLNAVNSQIDSLPTFDAVILGMGEDGHTASLFPCSDELSAGLDDKANAVLIVNPKTASFQRVSLSKKRLLNSRTIFLHLVGQRKQAVLEQAMATNNPEILPICAILNAPDANIQVMYAPTYEEKECIL; the protein is encoded by the coding sequence ATGCAGTTTCATAGTTTTATGGATGCCAAACAGTTGATTCATGGCATGGTGGAAAAATTAAGAATTATTCTATCAGATGCTATCAAACAAAGAGGGCAAGCTTTTTTGGTAGTTTCCGGCGGTAAAACTCCTGTCGATTTGTTCAAGGAGTTGGCTGTAGCTGACTTGCCTTGGGAACAGGTAGCGATCACTTTGGCCGATGAACGTTGTGTGAATCTTTTTGATTCTCAACGTAATGAGCGACTGGTTCGCGAATTTTTGCTTCAACATAACGCAAAAAAAGCCAAATTTATCAGCTTGTTTGATGAAAAAGAGGACCCATTAAGTCATTTGAATGCGGTGAATAGCCAAATTGATTCTCTACCAACGTTTGATGCAGTCATTTTAGGAATGGGTGAAGATGGTCATACCGCTTCGTTATTTCCATGCAGTGATGAGTTAAGTGCAGGATTGGATGATAAAGCCAATGCGGTACTTATTGTGAATCCCAAAACAGCTTCATTCCAGAGAGTTAGCTTATCGAAAAAGCGATTATTAAATAGTCGCACTATTTTTTTACATTTAGTAGGTCAAAGAAAGCAGGCTGTCCTGGAACAGGCAATGGCAACTAACAACCCGGAAATACTGCCAATCTGCGCTATTTTAAATGCCCCTGATGCCAATATTCAGGTGATGTATGCTCCAACATATGAGGAAAAAGAATGCATCCTGTAG
- a CDS encoding SCO family protein, translated as MNVKIKGGAVTITVLALISLLAGIYISQNFHFKKKINVVDFHGTYLENPRTVNHFSLTGTDQKVFNNTSLQGRWTLVFFGFTNCGYLCPTTMAELGKMYRILEKKGVKNLPQVVMISIDPQRDSLDKLGSYVTSFHKSFYGARGEENSIKSMTQEMGIAYAKVANKESSEPQNYDIQHSGAVMLFNPQGELNAFFTTPHHADLLAKDYILLVS; from the coding sequence ATGAACGTAAAGATAAAAGGGGGCGCTGTAACAATCACTGTATTGGCCCTGATCAGTTTATTGGCGGGTATTTATATTTCTCAAAATTTTCATTTTAAAAAGAAGATCAATGTGGTGGATTTTCATGGAACTTATCTTGAAAATCCAAGAACGGTTAACCATTTTAGTTTAACAGGCACAGATCAGAAGGTTTTCAATAACACAAGCTTGCAGGGTCGATGGACTTTAGTATTTTTTGGGTTTACCAATTGTGGTTATCTATGCCCAACTACTATGGCAGAACTTGGAAAAATGTACCGAATTCTGGAAAAGAAAGGAGTAAAAAACTTACCTCAAGTTGTGATGATATCTATTGATCCTCAAAGAGACAGTCTTGATAAATTGGGCAGTTATGTCACTTCATTCCATAAATCATTTTATGGTGCAAGAGGCGAGGAAAATTCAATTAAATCAATGACTCAAGAAATGGGCATTGCTTATGCAAAAGTTGCCAACAAAGAGAGTTCGGAGCCTCAAAATTATGATATACAGCATAGTGGGGCAGTCATGCTATTTAATCCTCAAGGTGAGTTAAATGCATTTTTTACAACACCACATCATGCAGATCTTTTGGCTAAGGATTATATCTTATTGGTATCTTAA
- a CDS encoding SURF1 family protein encodes MPSLTCFNFRFTSNWPMLFLAAFCFFLFISLGFWQIHRADEKTKMITAQQALAKQEPIIWKPGQKLPEQYQRISLEGIFLPKLFLLDNQHYQHQFGYDVVSPMLLDDDSIVMVDRGWVSGDITRRTFPDVQTPHKKFKLFGMVYFPSKKQWVLGPSFEEKENKVTILELIDEEILKQLLQKKVYPFIIRLDKDEPFGFIREWEIVSMPPQRHFAYAIQWFAMALVILIIFVIFNLKKNEKTL; translated from the coding sequence ATGCCTAGTTTAACCTGTTTTAATTTTCGTTTCACCTCAAATTGGCCAATGCTTTTTCTTGCGGCCTTTTGCTTTTTTTTATTCATTAGTCTTGGGTTTTGGCAAATACACAGAGCTGATGAAAAAACTAAAATGATAACCGCACAACAGGCGCTGGCAAAACAGGAGCCAATAATTTGGAAACCAGGGCAAAAATTGCCAGAGCAATATCAAAGAATTAGCCTTGAAGGAATTTTTCTACCAAAGTTATTTTTGCTTGATAATCAACATTACCAGCATCAGTTTGGTTATGACGTAGTTTCTCCTATGCTTCTTGATGATGATTCCATCGTTATGGTGGATAGAGGATGGGTTTCTGGAGACATCACTCGACGCACTTTTCCTGATGTTCAGACACCCCATAAGAAGTTTAAACTATTTGGCATGGTTTATTTTCCAAGTAAAAAACAATGGGTATTAGGGCCAAGTTTTGAAGAAAAAGAAAATAAGGTGACCATTCTTGAACTCATTGATGAAGAAATACTGAAACAACTTTTGCAAAAAAAGGTCTATCCGTTTATTATTCGCCTCGACAAGGATGAGCCTTTTGGTTTTATACGAGAATGGGAGATAGTATCCATGCCCCCGCAAAGGCATTTTGCTTATGCAATACAGTGGTTTGCCATGGCATTGGTTATTCTGATTATATTCGTGATTTTTAATTTGAAGAAAAATGAAAAAACACTATAA
- the rimK gene encoding 30S ribosomal protein S6--L-glutamate ligase — protein sequence MKIAILATNPHLYSHKRLKAEAEAAGHEVKIINPLYCYMNVAASNPKVHYRGGAPLPHFDAVIPRIGASITYYGTAVLRHMETMGMYTLNESIAISRSRDKFRSLQLLARKGIPMPLTSFAQSPDDTEDLIHMVGGAPLVIKLLEGTQGKGVILADSHQSAVSIINAFKEMHANILVQEFIEESRGTDIRCFVIGEKVVAAVKRQAKDGEFRANVHQGGKAVKVKLSPQERAIAVSAAKTMGLRVAGVDLIRSNHGPLVLEINSSPGLEGIEKATNINLAGKIIEYIEKKAKPISSNHRFHG from the coding sequence ATGAAAATTGCGATATTGGCAACTAACCCCCATTTGTATTCTCATAAGCGTTTAAAGGCGGAGGCGGAAGCTGCGGGGCATGAGGTTAAAATTATTAACCCTTTATATTGTTATATGAACGTGGCTGCTTCTAATCCTAAGGTACATTATCGAGGTGGGGCACCTTTGCCGCATTTTGATGCCGTTATTCCAAGAATTGGTGCATCCATTACGTATTATGGTACGGCAGTATTGCGTCATATGGAAACAATGGGTATGTACACTCTTAATGAATCCATCGCTATCTCACGCTCCAGGGATAAATTTCGCTCTTTGCAATTGTTGGCACGCAAAGGAATTCCTATGCCGTTAACCAGTTTTGCCCAGTCTCCTGATGATACGGAAGATTTGATTCATATGGTTGGTGGGGCTCCTCTGGTCATAAAATTATTGGAAGGAACACAAGGCAAAGGAGTCATCCTTGCTGACAGTCATCAATCAGCTGTAAGCATCATCAATGCATTTAAAGAAATGCATGCCAATATTTTGGTTCAGGAATTCATTGAAGAATCCCGAGGTACGGATATTCGTTGTTTTGTCATAGGAGAAAAAGTGGTTGCCGCAGTTAAACGGCAAGCCAAGGATGGGGAGTTTCGTGCAAACGTCCATCAAGGAGGAAAAGCAGTGAAAGTCAAACTCTCCCCACAAGAACGGGCAATCGCTGTTAGTGCCGCAAAAACAATGGGATTAAGAGTTGCTGGAGTAGATCTGATTCGCTCAAATCATGGTCCATTAGTGCTGGAAATTAACTCTTCTCCAGGGCTTGAAGGTATAGAAAAAGCAACTAATATTAATTTGGCAGGAAAAATCATTGAGTACATTGAGAAAAAGGCGAAGCCAATCAGTTCCAATCACAGGTTTCATGGATAA
- a CDS encoding COX15/CtaA family protein, with the protein MSNSSIRLAATLAVFLAFFVVMLGAYTRLTDAGLGCPDWPGCYGHMVLPGADKGLQEAQSQYPDLPIESRKAWTEMAHRYVAGTLALLIFFIAFLVWFKRRQDQDLPWHLPLALFMLVVFQAALGMWTVTLKLLPVVVMGHLLGGMLIVACLCRFRLQITPLNGENLPKWRPWLRLGVVIILLQIALGGWVSANYAGISCIGFPLCNGVWFPELHFAKGFNLFSAIGANYQGGVLENEVRVSIQFIHRIGAILTATYILALSLIIVFKTHSIYLRATAIIMAMLVLLQFTLGIMNVIHLLPLKIAVAHNGVAALLLAAAFCSLHFTQEREVGHAY; encoded by the coding sequence ATGTCTAATAGTTCAATACGATTGGCAGCGACTCTCGCTGTTTTTTTGGCTTTTTTTGTCGTTATGTTAGGTGCTTATACTCGTTTAACGGATGCGGGGTTAGGTTGCCCGGATTGGCCTGGTTGTTATGGTCACATGGTTCTTCCAGGAGCAGATAAAGGTTTGCAAGAAGCGCAATCACAATATCCGGATCTTCCTATTGAATCCAGAAAGGCCTGGACTGAAATGGCTCATCGTTATGTGGCAGGAACCTTAGCCTTGTTGATTTTTTTCATTGCTTTCCTGGTATGGTTCAAGCGTCGTCAGGATCAAGATTTACCCTGGCATCTTCCTTTGGCTTTGTTCATGTTGGTGGTATTTCAGGCGGCATTGGGAATGTGGACTGTTACTTTAAAATTACTGCCTGTAGTAGTCATGGGACATCTGCTAGGCGGCATGTTAATCGTTGCCTGTTTGTGTCGTTTTCGTTTGCAGATAACTCCGCTAAACGGCGAAAATTTACCTAAATGGCGACCTTGGTTGCGTTTGGGAGTTGTTATTATTTTGTTGCAAATTGCTTTAGGCGGTTGGGTAAGTGCCAATTATGCGGGTATTTCATGTATTGGTTTTCCATTATGTAACGGAGTCTGGTTTCCTGAATTGCATTTTGCAAAAGGATTTAATTTATTTTCTGCGATAGGCGCAAATTACCAAGGCGGTGTACTCGAGAATGAAGTTCGGGTCAGCATTCAATTTATTCATAGAATCGGCGCTATATTGACTGCCACTTATATACTGGCTCTTTCATTAATAATCGTGTTCAAAACCCATTCAATTTATTTAAGAGCAACAGCTATTATCATGGCTATGTTAGTATTGCTTCAATTCACTTTAGGAATAATGAATGTGATTCATCTATTACCGCTCAAGATCGCAGTCGCTCATAATGGTGTAGCCGCATTATTATTAGCGGCGGCATTTTGTTCTTTGCATTTTACACAAGAAAGGGAGGTTGGCCATGCGTACTGA
- a CDS encoding disulfide bond formation protein B has translation MNRQMQWHLFGNTSGLLIICCLLLLAFLDQFIFYELPCPICILQRICFVAVGLCFVMNLMLGIRASHYGLMLLASLLGLSISVRQMYIHLTPGDTGYGGLFFGLHLYTWSAIIFLIIILLIAGALILDKGFMPDYKVGSKSVKVMIWMFFILILANGISTFLECGPHECPDNPSKYYLLNNN, from the coding sequence ATGAACAGACAAATGCAATGGCATCTTTTCGGGAATACGTCAGGATTATTGATAATTTGTTGCCTTTTGCTCCTGGCCTTCCTGGATCAATTCATCTTTTATGAACTACCTTGTCCTATATGCATTTTGCAAAGAATCTGCTTTGTTGCAGTAGGTCTGTGTTTTGTTATGAATTTAATGTTGGGTATTAGAGCCTCACACTACGGGCTGATGCTTTTGGCAAGTCTTTTGGGATTGTCTATATCAGTTCGGCAAATGTATATTCATTTAACCCCAGGTGATACTGGTTATGGCGGCCTCTTTTTTGGTTTACATCTTTATACTTGGTCTGCAATCATATTTTTAATCATTATCTTGTTGATTGCTGGGGCTTTAATCCTTGATAAGGGTTTCATGCCAGATTATAAAGTAGGAAGCAAGTCGGTAAAAGTAATGATATGGATGTTTTTTATCTTGATTCTTGCCAATGGAATCAGTACATTCTTGGAATGTGGACCGCACGAATGTCCAGATAACCCGAGCAAATATTATTTACTAAATAATAATTAA
- a CDS encoding carboxymuconolactone decarboxylase family protein, with protein MSDKFSHITKDITTQLAKFRKEMPELMTGFSSLAQAATKDGALDKKTKELIAMALAVAKQCPGCIGFHSQTLVKLQASREELLETLGMAVYMGGGPSLMYAAEALEAFEEFSK; from the coding sequence ATGTCAGATAAGTTTTCACATATTACAAAAGATATTACTACACAATTAGCTAAATTTCGCAAAGAGATGCCAGAGTTAATGACAGGCTTTTCTTCTTTAGCGCAAGCTGCGACTAAAGACGGTGCCCTGGATAAAAAAACCAAGGAGTTAATCGCTATGGCGTTGGCCGTGGCAAAGCAATGTCCCGGATGCATAGGATTTCATTCACAGACTTTAGTGAAACTGCAGGCCTCAAGAGAAGAGTTATTAGAAACATTGGGTATGGCGGTTTATATGGGGGGCGGCCCATCATTAATGTATGCCGCAGAGGCGTTGGAAGCTTTTGAGGAGTTTAGTAAGTAA
- a CDS encoding twin transmembrane helix small protein — translation MFTKIFIIFVMILIVASLASGLFYLVKDTDKSKRTVKALTVRIAISLSLFVFLFIAFKLGLIQPHGI, via the coding sequence ATGTTCACCAAAATCTTCATCATCTTTGTCATGATTCTTATTGTAGCCTCTTTAGCGAGTGGGCTCTTTTACCTGGTCAAAGACACTGATAAATCAAAACGTACAGTCAAAGCCCTCACCGTACGCATTGCAATTTCATTATCTTTATTTGTTTTTTTATTTATTGCATTCAAATTGGGATTGATTCAACCTCATGGGATTTAA
- a CDS encoding phosphatase produces the protein MRLLFISLILVSGYLQADTINNYMNIANNIPQMEMKADPQAQAWARSARHVLTITSESIAETLIQANEAAKTHGKPIFCLPQGVQLNSFVMNELIQQTYKEISSQQSDKDKMTVSQVALLGLSKKYPCEPTPQEKQIQHVASLLSPQ, from the coding sequence ATGCGTCTTTTGTTTATCAGTTTAATTCTTGTCAGCGGATATTTACAGGCCGATACAATAAATAATTATATGAATATTGCTAACAATATTCCGCAAATGGAAATGAAAGCAGACCCTCAAGCTCAAGCCTGGGCCAGATCGGCACGTCACGTACTCACCATTACCAGTGAAAGTATTGCTGAAACATTAATCCAGGCGAATGAGGCTGCAAAAACACACGGCAAACCTATTTTTTGCTTGCCGCAAGGTGTACAACTTAATTCTTTCGTCATGAACGAGCTTATTCAACAAACTTATAAAGAAATATCCAGTCAACAAAGCGACAAAGATAAAATGACTGTTTCCCAAGTGGCTTTATTAGGACTTAGCAAGAAATATCCTTGTGAGCCGACCCCTCAAGAAAAACAAATACAACATGTGGCTTCCCTATTGTCACCTCAGTAG
- a CDS encoding DUF5993 family protein gives MVMIMMIVLFLLYFIIGLQILYKPNKTIIFQFLFSLFLILISFNYHSHLVNL, from the coding sequence ATGGTGATGATCATGATGATAGTGCTGTTTTTACTTTATTTCATAATAGGATTACAAATTTTATATAAACCGAATAAAACCATAATATTCCAATTTCTTTTCAGTTTATTTCTTATACTAATCAGCTTCAATTATCACAGCCATCTGGTGAATCTATGA
- the zwf gene encoding glucose-6-phosphate dehydrogenase → MLLKAESKYPCDLILFGTLGDLSCRKLLPALYQLELANLLHEKTRIIGCARENLDFSAYLDLIKHKIQQFLFDEIDETVWLRFIKKLAYCKLDLNQSDDYQKLTDYVNPSERVIISYLAIPPSLYSQTCRSLAQLDLTKKPSRVVLEKPIGHDLPSSIATNDQVACFFAEDQIYRIDHYLGKETVLNLLVLRFANSIFSTNWDNRVIDRVEISVAEEIGVEGRWEYYDKSGQVRDMLQNHLLQILSLVAMEPPLSLSAESIRNEKLKVLKSLRFINKSNVHDHTVRAQYVANNLIDGKKIPGYLEEEGANQTSTTETFVAIKAYVDNWRWSGVPFYMLTGKRLPKKQSEVVIYFKPQPYNIFHPLKEELYPNQLIIRLQPDEGVEVRIMNKIPGLGERMELHDSKLDLNFHHSFKTRRIADAYERLLLEVMLGNQYLFVSREEIEQAWQWIDSIISAWEEDNIPLYTYPACTWGPKEVIRLFNGQAHVWGEHNAVS, encoded by the coding sequence ATGCTCTTAAAAGCAGAATCGAAGTATCCTTGTGATTTAATTTTGTTTGGTACACTGGGTGATTTGTCTTGTCGAAAATTGTTACCTGCATTATATCAATTAGAATTAGCTAATTTACTTCACGAAAAAACAAGAATTATTGGATGTGCACGGGAAAATCTCGATTTTTCTGCCTATCTTGACTTGATTAAACATAAAATTCAGCAATTTTTATTTGATGAAATTGATGAAACGGTCTGGTTACGTTTTATAAAAAAGCTGGCTTATTGCAAGCTTGATTTGAATCAATCAGACGATTATCAAAAATTAACAGACTATGTTAACCCTTCTGAACGAGTGATTATTTCTTATCTGGCAATTCCTCCAAGCCTTTATTCTCAAACATGCCGCAGTCTTGCTCAACTTGATCTAACAAAGAAACCATCGCGAGTTGTTTTGGAAAAGCCTATTGGTCATGATTTGCCTTCTTCTATAGCAACTAATGATCAAGTGGCTTGTTTTTTTGCTGAAGATCAGATTTATCGGATTGATCATTACCTGGGTAAAGAAACAGTCTTGAATTTATTAGTGCTCCGCTTTGCCAATTCCATATTTTCAACCAATTGGGATAATCGTGTTATTGATCGGGTTGAAATTTCTGTTGCCGAAGAAATTGGTGTTGAAGGTCGTTGGGAATATTATGATAAGTCGGGGCAAGTCAGGGACATGCTGCAAAATCATTTATTACAAATATTGTCTTTAGTAGCGATGGAACCCCCGTTAAGCCTTTCAGCAGAAAGCATCAGAAACGAAAAATTAAAAGTACTAAAATCCCTGCGTTTTATTAACAAGTCCAATGTGCATGATCATACGGTACGCGCTCAATATGTGGCCAATAATTTAATAGATGGTAAAAAAATACCTGGTTATTTGGAAGAAGAGGGCGCTAATCAGACATCGACAACGGAAACTTTTGTTGCTATCAAAGCCTATGTTGACAATTGGCGATGGTCTGGTGTCCCATTCTATATGCTTACTGGTAAAAGATTGCCCAAAAAGCAAAGCGAAGTGGTGATTTATTTTAAACCACAGCCGTATAATATCTTCCATCCCTTAAAAGAAGAATTGTATCCTAATCAGTTAATTATTCGCTTACAACCCGATGAAGGGGTGGAAGTGAGGATAATGAATAAAATTCCGGGTCTTGGTGAACGTATGGAGTTGCATGATTCCAAGCTGGATTTAAATTTTCATCATAGTTTTAAAACGCGGAGAATTGCTGATGCCTATGAGAGATTATTATTGGAGGTAATGTTAGGTAATCAGTATCTGTTTGTAAGCCGAGAAGAAATTGAACAAGCTTGGCAATGGATTGACAGTATTATCTCTGCTTGGGAAGAAGATAATATTCCTCTGTATACCTATCCGGCTTGTACCTGGGGGCCAAAGGAAGTCATACGCTTATTTAACGGACAAGCACATGTTTGGGGTGAGCACAATGCAGTTTCATAG
- the cyoE gene encoding heme o synthase, which yields MRTEYAARFPVDWRDYMELCKPRVVLLMLLTVIVGMYLAAPGWVSLQLIVFTLLGIGLCAGSAATINHLVDRHIDSIMARTKKRPVAYGRVSVKQALWFAVIIGTTGLSFLILFVNQLTALLTFVTLIGYAGVYTGYLKRATSQNIVIGGLAGAAPPLLGWTAVTDQLDPQALLLVLIIFTWTPPHFWALAIYRYKEYQDAEIPMLPVTHGIQFTKLNIYLYTVLLLVVSLLPFVVSMSGWIYLLGALVLGIRFLVWAHKLYFTDKPVVAMQTFRFSILYLMLLFVFLLVDHYF from the coding sequence ATGCGTACTGAATACGCGGCTCGATTCCCTGTGGACTGGCGTGATTACATGGAATTGTGTAAGCCACGCGTTGTATTGCTCATGCTACTCACGGTAATTGTAGGAATGTATTTAGCAGCCCCTGGCTGGGTGAGCTTGCAGTTAATCGTTTTTACTTTACTGGGTATAGGATTGTGTGCTGGAAGCGCCGCTACAATTAACCATTTGGTAGACAGGCATATTGATTCGATTATGGCCAGAACAAAAAAAAGGCCAGTTGCTTATGGGCGAGTCTCAGTAAAGCAAGCCTTATGGTTTGCAGTCATTATCGGGACAACGGGATTAAGTTTTCTCATCCTGTTTGTGAATCAATTAACAGCATTACTTACCTTTGTAACACTGATTGGTTACGCTGGTGTTTACACGGGTTATTTAAAACGAGCTACTTCACAGAATATTGTTATTGGGGGATTAGCCGGAGCTGCGCCTCCCTTATTGGGGTGGACTGCGGTTACTGATCAATTGGATCCTCAGGCCTTGTTATTAGTATTGATTATATTTACATGGACACCCCCTCATTTTTGGGCCTTGGCAATTTATCGGTATAAGGAATACCAAGATGCTGAAATTCCTATGCTACCGGTGACACATGGTATTCAATTCACAAAATTAAATATTTATCTGTATACGGTTTTATTGCTGGTAGTTAGTCTTTTGCCTTTTGTTGTGAGTATGAGTGGCTGGATTTATTTGCTGGGCGCTTTAGTTTTGGGCATCAGATTTTTAGTTTGGGCACATAAGTTGTATTTTACTGATAAACCAGTCGTTGCTATGCAAACATTTCGATTTTCTATTCTGTACCTGATGCTGTTGTTTGTCTTTTTATTAGTAGATCACTATTTTTAA
- a CDS encoding amino acid permease has translation MSNKKHSLTIFSLTMITVGSVDSIRNLPATALFGSQLIFYFILGALFFLIPTALVSAELASGWARQGGVYIWVKEAFGKKSGFLAIWLQWIENVIWYPTILSFVAGTIGYLINPSLTTNPYFLWAVIVSCFWGATIVNLRGMKSSAMFSNICSLAGLLLPMSLIIGLGAVWIVQGNPLQISFDMPSIVPHLSDKGMWVSLTAIILSFCGIEIATVHANDVKDPQHAFPKALVYSVGIILSTLILGSLAIAVVLPQKDINLVAGIMQAFSAFFLKYHMDWMMPVVAVMLVLGGLGGVSNWIIAPTKGLLVAAEEGNLPEVFQRTNGKGAPAMMLYTQATIVTVLSALFLFMPSVNGSYWLLTALAAQLYMLMYLIMFVAAIKLRISQPYHPRPFKIPGGMAGMLFVAGIGIIGVVTTLAVSFIPPEGINVGSATRYELTLIIGLLLMCAPPFITSWLQSKEADLEPAV, from the coding sequence ATGAGCAATAAAAAACATTCTCTCACTATATTTAGCTTGACTATGATTACCGTTGGCTCTGTGGACAGTATCCGTAACTTGCCAGCTACTGCATTATTTGGGAGTCAATTGATTTTTTATTTTATTCTGGGTGCCTTATTCTTCCTTATCCCAACCGCATTGGTTTCGGCAGAGTTAGCCTCTGGATGGGCCAGGCAGGGTGGAGTTTATATCTGGGTTAAAGAAGCTTTTGGGAAAAAATCAGGTTTTTTGGCCATTTGGCTGCAATGGATAGAAAATGTGATTTGGTATCCCACGATTTTATCTTTTGTTGCAGGAACAATAGGTTATCTTATTAATCCCTCTTTAACTACCAATCCTTATTTTCTTTGGGCCGTCATTGTCAGTTGTTTTTGGGGAGCAACCATTGTGAATTTGCGTGGCATGAAATCATCGGCTATGTTCAGTAATATTTGCTCTTTAGCAGGATTATTATTACCCATGTCCTTGATCATTGGTTTGGGTGCGGTTTGGATAGTTCAAGGTAACCCGTTACAAATCAGTTTTGACATGCCAAGTATTGTTCCTCATCTATCAGATAAGGGCATGTGGGTTTCATTAACCGCCATCATATTGTCGTTTTGCGGGATAGAAATTGCTACGGTTCATGCCAATGACGTTAAGGATCCCCAGCATGCTTTTCCTAAAGCCCTGGTTTATTCTGTAGGGATCATTCTGAGTACTTTGATTTTAGGTTCATTAGCGATTGCGGTAGTGCTTCCACAAAAGGATATCAATCTGGTTGCCGGGATTATGCAAGCCTTTTCTGCCTTTTTCCTGAAATATCACATGGATTGGATGATGCCCGTGGTGGCTGTAATGTTGGTTCTGGGTGGGCTTGGTGGTGTGAGCAATTGGATCATTGCCCCTACCAAAGGTCTGTTAGTTGCTGCAGAAGAAGGGAATTTACCCGAGGTATTTCAGCGTACTAATGGAAAAGGTGCTCCAGCTATGATGCTATACACCCAGGCAACCATAGTCACAGTATTATCGGCTTTATTTTTATTTATGCCCAGTGTCAATGGCTCCTACTGGCTCTTAACGGCATTGGCGGCTCAATTATACATGCTGATGTATTTGATCATGTTTGTTGCTGCAATTAAATTGCGCATAAGCCAACCATACCATCCCAGACCTTTTAAAATTCCAGGTGGTATGGCAGGAATGTTGTTTGTAGCAGGTATAGGCATCATTGGAGTGGTTACCACTTTAGCTGTTAGCTTTATTCCTCCAGAGGGGATTAATGTCGGCAGTGCAACACGCTATGAACTGACTTTGATTATTGGTTTGTTGCTCATGTGCGCACCACCTTTTATAACCAGTTGGTTGCAATCCAAAGAGGCGGATTTGGAACCTGCTGTTTAA